From one Mytilus edulis chromosome 1, xbMytEdul2.2, whole genome shotgun sequence genomic stretch:
- the LOC139483343 gene encoding uncharacterized protein isoform X1, with protein sequence MRSQLGRLTREGNKSGSGRKDDTQRDKWIKEKFGFLGPHIARIETRGGINLKEKLKAKYGTDACVDSPSEHEDEEESQEDDERRSQCNLEETSSTIDIPSPIVTTKTKKKYQKMQSPVEKDTQEAIKQSSELQKQVQAKLASHADMTPERQNWGHWMVSILPGIDDRLWGRFKRESMDLLDRFQKESKELRSRDKQRLQQLQGFTGQQSALDVPMGSFCNQSSNVGYLPAWQQQYQLPGQDVAFLQNRSKTQADIEPIRAHSAPPVTCAQDITTSSIASVIMQSDSMNVDSPSSSLFSL encoded by the exons ATGAGATCTCAGCTCGGAAGACTGACACGAGAAGGCAATAAATCTGGTTCAGGCAGAAAAGATGATACTCAAAGAGACAAATGGATCAAAGAAAAATTTGGCTTCTTGGGTCCACATATTGCCAGAATAGAAACCAGAGGAGGAATAAAC CTGAAAGAGAAACTCAAGGCAAAATACGGAACAGATGCTTGCGTCGATTCTCCCAGTGAACATGAGGACGAAGAGGAAAGTCAAGAAGACGATGAAAGAAG atcgCAATGTAATCTTGAGGAGACGTCCAGCACAATAGATATTCCCTCTCCTATAGTTACaacaaaaacgaaaaagaaatacCAGAAGATGCAATCTCCAGTTGAAAAAGACACCCAGGAAGCAATAAAACAGTCTTCTGAATTACAGAAACAAGTGCAGGCTAAGCTGGCTAGTCACGCGGACATGACACCCGAAAGGCAGAACTGGGGACATTGGATGGTCAGCATTCTTCCAGGTATTGACGACAGATTGTGGGGGAG GTTTAAAAGAGAGAGTATGGATCTATTGGACAGATTTCAAAAGGAAAGTAAGGAGCTACGCAGCCGTGATAAACAACGTCTTCAGCAACTGCAG ggaTTCACTGGTCAACAATCTGCATTGGATGTTCCCATGGGCAGCTTCTGTAATCAATCAAGTAATGTTGGGTACCTACCTGCATGGCAGCAGCAATATCAGCTACCTGGACAGGACGTCGCCTTTCTGCAAAACCGGTCTAAAACTCAAGCAGACATTGAACCTATAAGAGCACATTCTGCTCCACCTGTTACATGCGCACAAGATATTACAACATCAAGTATTGCCAGTGTAATAATGCAATCGGATTCAATGAACGTTGATTCACCCTCATCGTCACTTTTCTCATTATAA
- the LOC139518641 gene encoding putative nuclease HARBI1 — protein sequence MDRQRMEMTNYGLLIHNHILKLRMLLNRHRHKRIDRRVRTVWVRDCIGRRSQFGFYAQLLDELRCEDTVSFKNFLRVDPTMFQEIVNRLTPRLQKKDTWYRKALPVGLKVAITLRYLATGDSYHSLMYLFRVPHNTISNLVVQVCEAIISESAEDVINTPTEEAEWLAISQEFSDMWQFHHVLGALDGKHVAIKCPAGGGSKYYNYKGFHSIVLMGLVDANYKFKWVNVGAPGACSDAQIWNQSDLKNHIIDENMHIPKAEPLPNDDKDIPYFIVGDDAFALRVG from the coding sequence ATGGACAGACAACGGATGGAAATGACAAATTATGGATTATTGATACACaatcatattttgaaattgagaATGTTGTTAAACAGACACAGACATAAACGAATAGATCGCAGAGTGCGCACGGTATGGGTAAGGGATTGTATAGGTAGAAGATCTCAGTTTGGTTTTTATGCACAGCTGTTGGATGAATTGAGATGTGAAGACACCGTTTCTTTCAAAAACTTTTTGAGAGTTGATCCAACCATGTTTCAGGAAATTGTTAATAGATTAACACCAAGGCTACAAAAGAAAGACACGTGGTACCGAAAGGCATTGCCAGTTGGTCTTAAAGTAGCAATAACCCTTCGATATCTAGCCACAGGAGACAGTTATCATTCACTTATGTATTTATTTAGAGTGCCGCACAACACGATATCCAATCTTGTAGTACAAGTCTGTGAAGCAATTATTTCCGAGTCTGCTGAAGATGTTATCAACACACCTACGGAAGAAGCTGAATGGCTAGCCATTTCGCAAGAATTTAGTGATATGTGGCAGTTTCATCATGTGCTAGGTGCACTAGATGGGAAACACGTTGCTATCAAATGTCCGGCTGGTGGTGGTTCTAAATACTATAATTATAAAGGATTCCATTCTATAGTTCTAATGGGCTTAGTAGACGCTAATTATAAATTCAAATGGGTTAACGTTGGCGCACCAGGTGCTTGCTCTGATGCACAAATTTGGAATCAGTCAgacttaaaaaatcatataattgATGAGAATATGCACATACCAAAAGCAGAGCCTCTTCCGAATGATGACAAAGACATTCCGTACTTCATCGTTGGTGACGACGCGTTCGCCCTCAGAGTTGGCTAA
- the LOC139483343 gene encoding uncharacterized protein isoform X2 — MRSQLGRLTREGNKSGSGRKDDTQRDKWIKEKFGFLGPHIARIETRGGINLKEKLKAKYGTDACVDSPSEHEDEEESQEDDERRSQCNLEETSSTIDIPSPIVTTKTKKKYQKMQSPVEKDTQEAIKQSSELQKQVQAKLASHADMTPERQNWGHWMVSILPGLKERVWIYWTDFKRKVRSYAAVINNVFSNCRDSLVNNLHWMFPWAASVINQVMLGTYLHGSSNISYLDRTSPFCKTGLKLKQTLNL; from the exons ATGAGATCTCAGCTCGGAAGACTGACACGAGAAGGCAATAAATCTGGTTCAGGCAGAAAAGATGATACTCAAAGAGACAAATGGATCAAAGAAAAATTTGGCTTCTTGGGTCCACATATTGCCAGAATAGAAACCAGAGGAGGAATAAAC CTGAAAGAGAAACTCAAGGCAAAATACGGAACAGATGCTTGCGTCGATTCTCCCAGTGAACATGAGGACGAAGAGGAAAGTCAAGAAGACGATGAAAGAAG atcgCAATGTAATCTTGAGGAGACGTCCAGCACAATAGATATTCCCTCTCCTATAGTTACaacaaaaacgaaaaagaaatacCAGAAGATGCAATCTCCAGTTGAAAAAGACACCCAGGAAGCAATAAAACAGTCTTCTGAATTACAGAAACAAGTGCAGGCTAAGCTGGCTAGTCACGCGGACATGACACCCGAAAGGCAGAACTGGGGACATTGGATGGTCAGCATTCTTCCAG GTTTAAAAGAGAGAGTATGGATCTATTGGACAGATTTCAAAAGGAAAGTAAGGAGCTACGCAGCCGTGATAAACAACGTCTTCAGCAACTGCAG ggaTTCACTGGTCAACAATCTGCATTGGATGTTCCCATGGGCAGCTTCTGTAATCAATCAAGTAATGTTGGGTACCTACCTGCATGGCAGCAGCAATATCAGCTACCTGGACAGGACGTCGCCTTTCTGCAAAACCGGTCTAAAACTCAAGCAGACATTGAACCTATAA